The Candidatus Celerinatantimonas neptuna DNA segment GTTATCTTTGGTTTTAACTAACGAATTCGGAGCCTGATAAAATGGAAAAAAAACTACAAGTTGAAGCAATTGCAAAGGGAACGGTTATTGATCACATTCCAGCAGGTCAAGGCATCAAAATTTTACGTTTTTTACGACTTGCCGATACCAATAAGCGCTTGACTATCGGGCTTAATTTACCCACTAAAAATCACCAATCGAAAGATCTGATTAAAGTTGCCGATACTATCTTCAGCGAAGAGCAGGCAAATCAACTCGCCTTATTTGCACCAAC contains these protein-coding regions:
- the pyrI gene encoding Aspartate carbamoyltransferase regulatory chain, translated to MEKKLQVEAIAKGTVIDHIPAGQGIKILRFLRLADTNKRLTIGLNLPTKNHQSKDLIKVADTIFSEEQANQLALFAPTATINVIEDYQVVKKFQVTQPESIHGVFQCPNSNCITHGENIPSLFYIRQVNQELKLKCHYCEKSFASSLFMELKDN